In Gemmatimonadota bacterium, the following proteins share a genomic window:
- a CDS encoding acylphosphatase: MPDSSAGEAVRFVVSGRVQGVGFRWWCMRAGSALDVWGTIRNLADGSVEVIAAGQAEALATLEQRLWKGPALARVTAVRSSPAESTGSPDAGLRVVG; this comes from the coding sequence GTGCCCGATTCCAGCGCTGGGGAGGCCGTCCGCTTCGTCGTGAGCGGGCGCGTTCAGGGGGTGGGCTTTCGCTGGTGGTGCATGCGCGCGGGTTCTGCGCTCGACGTATGGGGCACGATCAGGAACCTGGCCGACGGCAGCGTGGAGGTCATCGCCGCGGGCCAGGCAGAGGCTCTGGCGACCCTGGAGCAACGGCTGTGGAAGGGCCCGGCGCTGGCGCGCGTGACGGCCGTGCGCTCGAGCCCCGCGGAGTCGACGGGCTCGCCGGACGCCGGCCTTCGCGTAGTAGGCTAG